A portion of the Intestinibacillus sp. Marseille-P6563 genome contains these proteins:
- a CDS encoding response regulator transcription factor, whose amino-acid sequence MRILVAEDEKDLNRLVCKTLERAGYGVDACYDGEEALDYAAGAAYDCILLDIMMPKLDGHAVLRALRNKGSVTPVIFLTARDSVQDRITGLDLGADDYLVKPFDLDELLARIRAATRKYSAQKTSVLTLGDLTVDTSSHTVTRAGQNIKLSAKEYAILEYMMQHKGTVISRARLEDHIWNYDYTGGSNVVDVYITYLRKKIDQGFDKKLLHTVRGAGWILKEDT is encoded by the coding sequence ATGCGTATTTTGGTGGCCGAAGATGAAAAAGATCTCAACCGTCTGGTATGCAAAACGTTGGAGCGCGCAGGATATGGTGTAGATGCCTGCTACGATGGGGAAGAGGCGCTTGACTATGCCGCTGGCGCGGCCTATGATTGCATTTTACTCGATATTATGATGCCCAAACTGGATGGACATGCGGTATTGCGTGCCCTGCGCAACAAAGGCAGTGTAACACCGGTGATTTTCCTGACCGCGCGCGACAGCGTGCAGGACCGCATCACCGGGCTGGATTTGGGAGCAGATGATTATTTGGTCAAGCCATTTGACCTGGATGAACTGCTCGCCCGCATTCGCGCCGCTACGAGAAAATACAGCGCTCAAAAAACCAGTGTGCTGACGCTGGGCGATCTAACCGTAGATACCAGCAGCCATACAGTTACGCGAGCCGGGCAAAATATCAAGTTGTCGGCCAAAGAATACGCGATTTTAGAATATATGATGCAGCATAAAGGCACGGTCATCTCCCGCGCACGGCTGGAAGACCATATCTGGAACTATGACTATACCGGCGGCTCCAATGTGGTCGATGTCTATATTACCTATCTGCGAAAGAAGATCGACCAGGGGTTTGACAAAAAGCTTCTGCACACGGTGCGCGGCGCCGGATGGATCTTAAAGGAGGACACGTGA
- a CDS encoding S-layer homology domain-containing protein produces the protein MKKRWLSILLVLCLVLGMVPAVGTPAAAAGALELPKGAGSGTGFIYYDFVETTQFVPGTTYAFLDGTYGQSDAVAQLGSGAMLEATDKENKSWQYMVAYYYMFQGVPPEEIEAAVYVNVVKPGKGFDSCRGGGLYQVPGTSNPAEYRYFCWAGGAQNCGPLYAYTYQTAEITWDNVTVYINDPGRTASNNSADYTVKLTYGDGQTVKLDPRSYTVQCSGQAATVTITDNDGNTIQGQVTLPGAVIYQPGALNVSGMPANQGIQPGGSIQVASDCPTRTGGYEFQCWEDADGEQYQPGDTIGYKADGYTLTAVWKDTQAPTFTCGTVEVMTGTTGEVVKNSIKAALKITDNESVTGCTVTVNADNTTAQSRGEKQVSVTVQDAAGNQTTQNVTLKVLPGPLTFDAPVYDSGTLSAILWEPGPDTITETGIVWGVISSPTTTVNNGKFTTSSPVTTPGDSISTTVQLAQGVPYYARAYAKVGDVIYYGPQAIVGDSIPSYGKITIQNNNNNTFTVSRSGGTDGEQTVYYRTVNGSAVGGTHFEHKNGTVTIPDGQSSADITITEYDVNAQYDGNAATGYSNASRTYSVEIYRVDGGAVIEGSRAAATRTMTGNTTVDRNEFTEKTDSRPTETKRGDYDVDGKLGWTNGTPGSGQEHIDVQPDQSIQAYVQAVSDEIRYYVTFDAREEESGYQAVQIVPGGDTDTSIYPYDDNLSGSYSTSIPAGYTALFEHGKSKNDANWYSYHFPAGTFPSQSNLKQEEWTGTDTGDYIAFSVNTEQITTSYGACGSGSDAWYTQNVVHHYQFIDDHEPTLLAVADMGGSTYRVGDSFTVSLIFDEIVDSQNSTLSGKTISTSWGTATYAGGGDTNVLYFTGTVPANASGTLSVTGTNATIKDMADNGNTPAVSGEVPADVDTRTPSFDLSAGSISGGVGRATISNANNDTTSLRYAWSQSSAMPATGWIPLTSDELAAAQTTGFTAMTRQESGTWYLHVLGICDSNGALVYKSTSVDFSSSGDPDPVQPPSISVSVNNDDWATSRTITVNAQNGTVEYRYGDGVWQAVSGGSVTVNQNGTYAFRCVSKSGEAVTATAEVSKIDTIDPTASIGDMTANTPTQKAGVYHSITLPIDYGDTQSGVKTAEYVWSSSATAPDNGWASIGDNNTSLTYHASEASEADIYLHLRVTDNVGHTVTVSSPAYQVISEEGAKNYAPTITIGLLDNTGTDFTPWDGTTWTNETQTLEWKLVGEHTDNCVVTLPDGRTTTDASGTILVSQNGSYEVSVVDNIYGGSNSASYTIDKIDTTAPTVSHDWASTGWQSKAVTVKFDIEDQGGSGLDTAKYKIVDNNTETPTDLTPFSSNTGGNVTVSEDGTWYIYYEVTDNTAGTYGDGTDRPANITSGFVGPIQINTGKPTLQITGGETGASSLTLEITSSGNERVTVVKDGGQAVDVGESYTVTEAGTYTFTAISNAGVTTQKDIQVHSITFDSDGGSEVSSQLVVSGGKATEPSAPTYPGFIFDGWYDGSSRWDFPTGEVKKDLTLTAHWKQSAYSVTLTASHTDVTYGETVTLTADVTQNAAGDMDPTYTWYKDGAVLSGQSGRTLTLSNISDSGSYQVELTVSEDGQTQTIPSNTVTIKIVPRPVTLNWNYTAPIPYDGQEHTVAATISNLVQGDSCELTYDGITQGTAVGNYETTVTGLSNPNYTLEGGANTKLAWEIITATGNASVTIESWTYGEPPKQPVPSSSTNGIDHVTYHYTGTTSGGVSYDSDTVPTDAGKYTVTATFAATANHEAVTATADFTIAERSIFATWSGLYWVYGQMAEAQVTLSGVVEGDDVSVNITGVKQTAGSHPLTAALNGTDTANYTLKNENATLTIQPKPVIFIVKDNAVQADGSKKKAPVTADDATFTKYTVTYRQNGTEISSPKEVGSYEIWVKITDSNYRHTNGSDTMQVGTLTITQAPPVLYTVSFAGGEGASGSMTELQAASGSVLTLPECGYEKANYKFMGWLYDGKTYQPGDRFTMPGADVTFTAQWQEVFEVSGTITEKTDGTDANVENAVVSLWLGANKIGETTTEADGTYGFTDLMPGIYNLVVTKDVRTVTSKVEITTADKICDATLPKGATNSIVKVTPGSPDIVVGKLDTMFENTDETVYTEDDQKNVKEGGKVEITFNAEEKQRGDTSISSDMEKIAAKKDDSVTVGLVMDYKLEKEVFDKEGNKTDSENITQANVLLEVLLPLPAQLQGKNSYSVYRVHNGTAQELTMTPSSDLGEYFTVSSDKTKLTLYVKCFSTYAIGYSDSSSGNQGGSSGGGSSMTVYPPKVEQPEHGSVSVKPSSPQKGDKVTITPTPEEGYTVDEVIVTDPNGKPVEVAPNGDGTYTFVQPTGKVTITVTFRQTASTSACPRDESCPMAPFTDADRLAWYHDGVHYCVENGLMVGTSESTFEPNTAITRGMIVTILWRLEGSPMVDGALDYDDVTLEDWYGKAISWADSADVAAGYGNGRFGPNDAITREQLAAMLWRYAGSPAAEGSLFAFTDGTQTSDWAQPAMVWAVDQGLIAGVGDQRLDPLGQATRAQAAAILMRFAENNISPSV, from the coding sequence ATGAAAAAACGATGGTTGAGCATACTTCTCGTGCTGTGTCTGGTTTTGGGCATGGTACCTGCCGTGGGGACTCCGGCGGCAGCGGCCGGCGCGCTGGAACTGCCCAAAGGAGCAGGCTCCGGCACGGGATTCATCTACTACGATTTTGTGGAGACAACGCAGTTTGTCCCAGGCACCACCTACGCCTTTTTAGACGGGACGTACGGCCAGAGTGACGCCGTAGCGCAGCTGGGTTCCGGTGCGATGCTGGAGGCCACAGACAAAGAGAACAAATCCTGGCAATACATGGTTGCGTATTATTATATGTTCCAGGGCGTTCCTCCAGAGGAGATCGAGGCTGCTGTCTATGTCAATGTAGTAAAGCCGGGTAAGGGGTTTGACTCCTGCCGCGGCGGCGGACTGTACCAAGTACCAGGTACTTCCAATCCCGCCGAGTACCGCTATTTCTGCTGGGCCGGCGGCGCGCAGAATTGTGGGCCGCTGTATGCCTACACCTATCAAACCGCAGAAATTACATGGGACAATGTGACCGTCTACATCAACGACCCCGGCCGCACCGCTTCGAATAACAGTGCCGACTATACGGTGAAGCTGACCTATGGAGACGGCCAGACCGTCAAGCTGGACCCTCGGAGTTACACGGTGCAGTGCAGCGGGCAAGCCGCCACCGTTACCATCACGGATAATGACGGAAATACCATCCAAGGTCAAGTGACCCTGCCCGGCGCAGTGATCTATCAGCCCGGTGCGCTGAACGTATCGGGAATGCCTGCCAATCAGGGTATCCAGCCAGGCGGGTCCATACAGGTCGCCAGCGACTGTCCTACCCGTACCGGGGGATACGAATTCCAGTGCTGGGAGGATGCAGATGGGGAGCAATACCAGCCCGGAGACACCATCGGTTATAAGGCTGACGGCTACACCCTGACTGCGGTCTGGAAGGACACCCAAGCCCCCACCTTTACCTGCGGCACGGTGGAGGTGATGACCGGCACGACCGGCGAAGTGGTGAAAAACTCCATCAAGGCTGCTCTGAAGATCACGGACAATGAATCGGTGACCGGATGCACCGTCACGGTGAACGCAGACAATACCACCGCTCAAAGCCGAGGCGAGAAGCAGGTTTCCGTCACGGTTCAGGATGCGGCAGGCAATCAAACCACGCAGAATGTGACTTTGAAGGTGCTGCCCGGCCCACTGACTTTTGATGCTCCGGTTTATGACAGCGGTACCCTCTCGGCGATCTTATGGGAGCCAGGGCCCGACACCATCACCGAGACCGGCATCGTCTGGGGCGTTATCAGCAGCCCTACGACTACGGTCAACAACGGGAAATTTACAACATCCAGCCCGGTGACAACACCGGGGGATTCCATCAGCACCACAGTGCAACTGGCGCAGGGCGTACCCTACTACGCCAGGGCTTACGCCAAAGTCGGTGATGTCATTTACTACGGCCCTCAGGCCATTGTTGGTGACAGCATCCCCAGCTATGGCAAAATTACGATTCAAAATAACAATAACAATACCTTTACCGTCAGCCGCAGCGGCGGCACTGACGGGGAGCAGACGGTTTACTATCGTACCGTAAATGGCTCTGCCGTGGGCGGTACCCACTTTGAACATAAAAACGGCACCGTGACCATTCCCGACGGCCAATCGTCCGCAGACATCACCATTACCGAGTACGACGTCAACGCGCAGTATGACGGCAATGCCGCCACCGGGTATTCTAACGCCAGCCGCACCTATTCGGTGGAGATCTACCGGGTGGATGGCGGCGCCGTGATCGAGGGCAGCCGGGCCGCAGCTACCCGCACCATGACGGGGAACACGACGGTTGACCGTAATGAATTTACAGAAAAGACAGATAGCCGCCCAACTGAAACCAAGCGCGGCGATTACGACGTCGATGGAAAGTTGGGCTGGACAAATGGTACGCCTGGTAGCGGACAGGAGCATATTGATGTTCAGCCTGACCAAAGCATCCAAGCCTATGTGCAGGCCGTGTCCGACGAAATCCGTTATTATGTGACCTTTGATGCCAGAGAAGAGGAGAGTGGCTATCAGGCTGTCCAGATTGTACCGGGGGGTGACACTGACACCTCTATTTATCCTTACGATGATAACCTGAGCGGCTCCTATTCAACATCTATACCAGCAGGGTATACGGCCCTCTTTGAACATGGCAAGAGCAAAAATGACGCCAACTGGTATTCCTATCATTTTCCTGCGGGAACTTTCCCCAGTCAGTCTAACCTGAAACAGGAGGAGTGGACGGGGACTGATACAGGGGACTATATTGCCTTTTCCGTAAACACTGAGCAGATTACTACCTCCTACGGCGCCTGTGGTTCGGGTAGTGACGCATGGTATACGCAGAATGTCGTCCACCACTACCAGTTCATCGACGATCACGAACCCACGTTGTTGGCGGTTGCCGACATGGGCGGCAGCACCTATCGGGTGGGAGACAGTTTTACCGTGTCCCTGATTTTCGATGAGATCGTGGACAGTCAAAACAGTACACTGAGCGGCAAGACCATCAGTACCAGCTGGGGTACTGCTACCTATGCGGGCGGCGGGGACACCAACGTGCTCTACTTCACTGGTACGGTGCCCGCAAATGCCAGCGGCACGCTTTCTGTTACCGGCACCAACGCCACCATCAAGGATATGGCGGATAATGGGAACACTCCTGCGGTCAGCGGCGAGGTTCCAGCCGATGTGGACACCCGGACACCGTCCTTTGACCTTTCTGCCGGTTCCATCTCTGGTGGTGTAGGCCGTGCCACTATTTCGAATGCCAACAACGATACCACCTCCCTGCGGTATGCCTGGTCACAGAGCAGCGCCATGCCCGCCACCGGCTGGATTCCCCTGACCAGTGATGAGCTGGCGGCAGCGCAGACTACCGGCTTTACGGCCATGACTCGGCAAGAAAGCGGTACCTGGTACCTTCATGTGCTGGGTATCTGCGACTCAAACGGCGCGCTGGTCTACAAGAGCACCAGTGTTGATTTCAGCAGTTCCGGCGACCCAGATCCAGTCCAGCCGCCTTCGATCAGCGTCTCTGTCAATAATGATGACTGGGCAACCAGCCGCACCATAACAGTAAACGCCCAAAACGGTACCGTGGAGTATCGCTATGGTGATGGTGTATGGCAGGCAGTTTCCGGCGGCAGCGTCACCGTGAACCAAAACGGCACCTATGCCTTCCGCTGTGTATCCAAAAGCGGAGAAGCGGTTACTGCCACTGCTGAGGTGAGCAAAATCGACACCATCGACCCGACTGCCTCCATCGGAGATATGACGGCCAATACGCCTACCCAAAAGGCTGGCGTTTACCATAGCATTACCTTACCAATAGACTATGGCGATACCCAGTCCGGGGTAAAAACAGCAGAGTATGTATGGAGCAGTTCGGCAACCGCACCCGATAACGGTTGGGCTTCGATCGGGGACAACAACACTTCACTGACCTATCATGCCAGTGAGGCAAGCGAAGCGGACATTTACCTTCATCTTCGCGTGACCGATAATGTGGGGCATACCGTTACTGTCAGTTCCCCGGCCTATCAGGTGATTTCCGAGGAGGGCGCGAAAAATTACGCCCCCACCATCACCATAGGTCTGCTCGACAACACCGGCACAGATTTTACCCCATGGGACGGCACGACTTGGACCAACGAGACGCAGACGTTGGAGTGGAAGCTGGTCGGGGAGCATACCGATAACTGTGTGGTCACGCTCCCGGATGGCAGAACCACCACCGATGCATCCGGCACCATTCTGGTGTCCCAAAATGGCAGTTATGAGGTGTCTGTGGTAGACAATATCTACGGTGGCAGCAATTCGGCAAGCTATACCATCGACAAAATCGATACCACAGCCCCCACCGTATCCCATGACTGGGCATCCACAGGATGGCAGTCGAAAGCGGTGACCGTCAAGTTTGATATAGAAGACCAGGGCGGCAGCGGACTCGATACAGCCAAATACAAAATCGTAGACAACAATACCGAAACGCCCACCGATTTGACTCCCTTTTCCTCGAATACAGGCGGTAATGTGACCGTAAGCGAGGATGGCACCTGGTATATCTACTATGAGGTCACCGACAACACAGCTGGTACCTATGGTGACGGGACAGACCGCCCCGCCAACATCACCAGCGGTTTTGTAGGTCCCATCCAGATCAACACCGGTAAGCCAACCTTGCAGATCACCGGCGGTGAAACGGGCGCGAGCAGTTTGACCTTGGAGATCACCTCTTCGGGCAATGAGCGGGTCACAGTTGTCAAGGATGGCGGCCAAGCTGTGGATGTCGGCGAATCGTATACTGTGACCGAGGCAGGGACATACACCTTCACGGCTATTTCCAACGCCGGCGTGACGACTCAAAAAGATATCCAGGTCCACAGCATCACTTTTGATAGTGACGGCGGCAGCGAGGTGAGTTCACAGCTGGTGGTAAGTGGCGGCAAGGCAACAGAACCTTCGGCACCTACTTATCCTGGGTTTATTTTTGATGGGTGGTACGACGGGTCCAGCCGATGGGACTTTCCGACTGGTGAGGTGAAGAAAGACCTCACGCTTACGGCCCATTGGAAACAAAGTGCGTACTCTGTGACGCTGACAGCCAGCCATACGGATGTCACCTACGGTGAAACGGTCACACTGACTGCCGATGTTACGCAAAATGCAGCGGGGGATATGGACCCCACATATACATGGTATAAGGATGGAGCGGTATTGAGCGGTCAATCAGGACGGACCCTCACACTATCCAATATATCCGACAGCGGCAGTTATCAAGTAGAGCTCACGGTGAGCGAAGACGGCCAGACACAGACCATCCCTAGCAACACAGTAACGATCAAAATTGTGCCCCGCCCGGTAACACTGAACTGGAATTACACAGCACCGATCCCTTATGATGGTCAGGAGCATACAGTCGCTGCGACTATTTCCAATTTAGTGCAAGGGGACTCTTGCGAACTAACCTACGATGGCATCACGCAGGGGACGGCTGTGGGCAACTACGAGACAACGGTCACTGGTTTGAGCAACCCCAATTATACTTTGGAGGGGGGTGCAAACACAAAACTAGCATGGGAAATTATCACGGCTACGGGAAATGCTTCGGTTACGATCGAAAGCTGGACCTACGGCGAGCCACCTAAGCAGCCGGTCCCCAGTTCGAGTACCAATGGCATTGACCATGTTACCTACCACTACACGGGTACCACGAGTGGCGGTGTGTCATATGACAGCGACACCGTTCCCACCGATGCGGGCAAGTATACGGTCACCGCTACCTTTGCGGCAACGGCCAACCACGAAGCCGTGACTGCCACAGCCGATTTCACCATTGCGGAAAGGTCGATTTTTGCCACTTGGTCGGGGCTCTATTGGGTATACGGCCAAATGGCAGAGGCACAAGTGACACTTTCTGGTGTGGTGGAAGGCGATGATGTTTCGGTCAATATCACGGGAGTGAAGCAAACAGCAGGCAGTCATCCTTTGACCGCTGCCCTAAACGGTACCGATACAGCAAACTACACCCTGAAAAACGAAAATGCCACACTGACCATTCAGCCCAAGCCGGTGATTTTTATCGTGAAGGATAACGCGGTGCAGGCCGACGGCAGCAAAAAGAAAGCTCCCGTGACCGCCGATGACGCTACGTTTACCAAATACACCGTCACCTACCGGCAGAACGGCACAGAGATATCCTCTCCGAAGGAGGTGGGCAGTTATGAGATCTGGGTGAAGATCACCGATTCCAACTACCGCCACACCAACGGCAGCGATACTATGCAGGTGGGTACCCTCACCATCACCCAGGCCCCGCCGGTATTGTATACCGTGTCCTTTGCAGGCGGGGAAGGGGCTAGCGGCAGCATGACCGAGCTGCAAGCGGCCAGCGGCAGTGTCCTCACCCTGCCCGAGTGTGGATATGAAAAGGCGAATTACAAATTTATGGGCTGGCTCTATGACGGCAAGACCTACCAGCCCGGCGATCGCTTCACCATGCCCGGCGCGGATGTGACCTTTACCGCCCAGTGGCAGGAAGTATTTGAAGTATCCGGTACCATCACAGAGAAAACCGACGGTACGGATGCCAATGTGGAAAATGCAGTGGTCAGCCTGTGGCTGGGCGCGAACAAGATCGGCGAAACCACCACAGAGGCGGACGGAACCTATGGATTTACCGATCTGATGCCGGGTATTTACAATCTGGTGGTGACCAAGGACGTGCGCACGGTTACCAGCAAGGTGGAAATTACAACAGCAGATAAGATCTGCGATGCTACCTTGCCGAAGGGCGCCACCAATTCGATTGTCAAAGTGACACCCGGCAGCCCGGACATCGTCGTAGGCAAGCTGGATACCATGTTTGAGAACACTGACGAGACCGTATATACCGAAGACGATCAGAAAAACGTCAAGGAAGGCGGCAAGGTCGAGATCACCTTCAACGCGGAGGAAAAGCAGCGAGGAGATACCTCCATCTCGAGCGATATGGAAAAAATCGCAGCGAAGAAGGACGATTCCGTTACCGTAGGGCTGGTCATGGACTACAAGCTGGAAAAAGAGGTCTTTGACAAAGAGGGAAACAAAACAGACAGCGAAAACATTACACAAGCTAACGTCCTGCTGGAAGTTCTGCTACCGCTGCCCGCTCAATTGCAGGGAAAAAACAGCTATTCGGTTTATCGGGTTCACAATGGTACAGCACAGGAATTGACCATGACACCGAGTTCGGACCTGGGCGAATATTTCACCGTCAGCAGTGACAAGACCAAACTGACGCTGTACGTCAAGTGCTTCTCGACCTATGCCATCGGATACAGCGATAGCAGCAGTGGAAACCAGGGCGGTAGTTCTGGCGGCGGGTCCTCGATGACGGTTTATCCGCCCAAGGTAGAGCAGCCAGAACATGGTTCGGTTTCCGTCAAGCCGAGTTCCCCGCAAAAGGGTGACAAAGTGACCATTACGCCGACACCCGAGGAAGGATATACCGTCGATGAGGTCATCGTCACAGACCCGAATGGCAAGCCGGTAGAAGTTGCCCCCAACGGCGATGGGACATATACCTTTGTGCAGCCTACTGGGAAGGTGACCATTACCGTAACGTTCCGTCAGACGGCCAGTACATCGGCGTGTCCACGGGACGAGAGCTGTCCCATGGCGCCGTTCACCGATGCGGACCGTTTGGCCTGGTATCATGATGGGGTACACTACTGCGTGGAGAACGGTTTGATGGTGGGTACCAGCGAAAGCACCTTTGAACCCAATACCGCCATTACGCGCGGTATGATCGTCACGATTCTCTGGCGGCTGGAGGGCAGTCCGATGGTGGACGGCGCCCTGGACTACGACGACGTAACGCTGGAGGACTGGTACGGAAAGGCCATCAGCTGGGCGGACAGCGCAGATGTGGCCGCGGGCTACGGCAACGGTCGATTTGGTCCCAATGACGCCATCACCCGGGAACAGCTGGCAGCCATGCTGTGGCGCTATGCAGGAAGTCCCGCGGCAGAGGGCAGTCTGTTCGCTTTTACCGATGGAACACAGACCAGCGACTGGGCACAGCCGGCGATGGTTTGGGCGGTGGACCAGGGCTTGATTGCCGGAGTAGGCGATCAACGGCTAGACCCTCTGGGTCAGGCCACCAGAGCGCAGGCTGCCGCGATCCTGATGCGATTTGCCGAAAATAACATCTCTCCCTCCGTTTAA
- a CDS encoding sensor histidine kinase yields the protein MTEFRFGRRKLLCIMAVCSIWVIASSLMILCLGGELLLLRVFFFTISIPSTLLTYWAANDSPTQAVFNYTTQIMVSALSASMIRWLTESLGLSIIVNVLLMCAFYITAIYLEWRFLRRPFRILIKVIPSHWGVLTLIPCVFCAYLIFVSSWPNSYLENFPQRIYVYAAIIPLVFVYIAVFKSLVAQYKAQMELQSATLLTMQISALKEKLQKVKEVEEDIRIQRHDLRHQFQTVTELVSRGDQTAALDFLDAAQKRLDEHQAIRWCHPPILDAVFSSYFDQAKSQGIPVESKISLPDVLPVDEGELAIVLANALENAIHANLKLPAAHRMIRCKMMGTPSIMLEISNPYISSCSFDHDGLPVARQEGHGLGVQSISAFCRKNGAVCQFDLADGWFRLRLVL from the coding sequence TTGACCGAATTTCGTTTTGGACGCCGAAAGCTCCTATGCATCATGGCAGTTTGCAGCATTTGGGTGATTGCTTCCAGCCTGATGATCCTGTGTCTGGGTGGAGAACTGCTGCTGCTCCGTGTGTTTTTTTTCACCATTTCTATTCCGTCTACGCTTCTCACATACTGGGCAGCGAATGATAGCCCTACGCAGGCAGTGTTCAACTACACAACGCAGATTATGGTGTCTGCCTTGTCAGCCTCGATGATTCGCTGGCTGACAGAGTCCCTCGGTCTTTCCATAATTGTGAATGTCCTGCTCATGTGTGCATTTTATATCACAGCGATCTATTTGGAATGGCGTTTTCTGCGGCGCCCCTTTCGTATACTGATTAAGGTTATCCCCAGCCATTGGGGCGTACTTACTCTGATTCCCTGTGTGTTCTGCGCCTATTTGATTTTCGTATCTTCCTGGCCAAACAGTTATCTGGAAAACTTTCCGCAGCGCATCTATGTTTACGCTGCCATCATTCCGCTGGTTTTTGTATATATTGCCGTATTTAAAAGCCTTGTGGCACAGTACAAAGCCCAAATGGAACTACAAAGCGCTACCCTGCTGACCATGCAGATCTCCGCTCTGAAAGAAAAATTACAGAAGGTGAAAGAGGTAGAGGAAGACATCCGCATCCAGCGCCATGACCTACGTCATCAATTTCAGACTGTCACAGAACTGGTATCCCGCGGAGATCAAACCGCTGCTCTGGATTTTCTGGATGCTGCCCAGAAACGGCTGGATGAGCATCAGGCAATCCGCTGGTGCCACCCGCCGATATTAGACGCCGTGTTTTCCTCTTACTTTGATCAGGCCAAAAGTCAGGGGATCCCGGTAGAGTCCAAGATCTCCCTACCAGATGTCCTGCCGGTGGATGAGGGCGAACTCGCCATCGTTCTGGCCAACGCACTGGAAAATGCCATTCATGCAAATCTGAAATTGCCGGCAGCCCATCGAATGATCCGCTGCAAAATGATGGGAACTCCCAGCATCATGTTAGAAATTTCCAATCCCTATATCAGCTCGTGCTCTTTTGATCATGACGGCCTGCCGGTTGCGCGGCAGGAAGGGCATGGTCTGGGCGTGCAATCCATCTCTGCTTTCTGCCGGAAAAACGGAGCCGTCTGCCAGTTTGACCTGGCAGATGGCTGGTTCCGGTTAAGACTGGTATTATAA
- a CDS encoding recombinase family protein, whose product MMRVAGYCRVSTDQEDQANSFESQQRYFQEYIAANPDWELYAIYADEGISGTSTKRRTQFHQMIHDAHAGKFQLILTKEVSRFSRNIVDTLSYTRELKRIGVAVEFVTDHINTMDSDGELRLSIMATLAQDESRRTSNRVVWGQTRQMEKGVVFGRSMLGYDVVNGKLILEPNGAELVRLIFRKYAVEQVGTSEIARFLTREGYRTYRGSKWNAHAILKILKNEKYVGDLVQKKTYTPDYLTHEKRANHGQVPLICIENHHEPIISRDIWDLAQARMQQNNKHRTGQNGHSNRYVFSGKIKCALCGASFVGRIRTLKDGTKVRRWSCGTVVHEGKTGCKIGRLVRDDDAMHMLKIAVKNLPLDTVSIVHTVTVLALDAIRFTERNAKDEPEQLRLELERLAHKKAAVMDCYFSGDIPKEDMLAMKRRYEMQAESFAARLEKAASNKQHDSMEQLKETIQAEVTALLNFDAESDVLCKMVLKRLTVFPDRHMELHLNGLPQVFRFQ is encoded by the coding sequence ATGATGCGAGTGGCCGGCTATTGCCGGGTTTCGACCGATCAGGAAGATCAGGCCAACTCTTTTGAATCCCAGCAGCGCTATTTTCAGGAATATATTGCCGCAAATCCGGACTGGGAGCTCTATGCGATCTACGCCGACGAAGGCATTTCAGGTACCAGCACCAAAAGGCGTACCCAATTTCACCAGATGATTCACGATGCCCATGCGGGAAAGTTTCAACTGATCCTGACCAAAGAGGTCAGCCGTTTTTCCCGCAATATCGTCGATACGCTCAGCTACACCCGCGAACTCAAACGGATTGGCGTTGCGGTGGAGTTTGTGACCGACCACATCAATACCATGGACAGCGACGGTGAACTGCGCCTATCCATCATGGCCACCCTGGCCCAGGACGAAAGCCGCAGGACCTCAAACCGCGTGGTTTGGGGACAGACCCGGCAGATGGAAAAGGGTGTAGTCTTTGGACGTTCCATGCTGGGCTATGATGTCGTGAACGGCAAACTCATCCTGGAACCGAACGGCGCAGAGCTTGTCCGTCTGATTTTCCGGAAATATGCGGTGGAGCAAGTCGGCACCTCGGAAATCGCCCGTTTCCTGACCCGCGAAGGATACCGTACCTACCGCGGCAGCAAATGGAACGCCCATGCCATCCTCAAGATTTTGAAGAATGAAAAGTATGTAGGCGATTTGGTGCAGAAGAAAACCTATACCCCGGATTATCTGACCCATGAAAAGCGCGCCAACCATGGACAGGTGCCGCTGATCTGCATAGAAAACCATCACGAACCCATCATCAGTCGGGATATTTGGGATCTGGCCCAGGCGCGCATGCAGCAAAACAACAAACACCGAACCGGGCAAAACGGTCATTCCAACCGCTATGTATTCTCGGGAAAAATCAAATGCGCCCTATGTGGTGCCAGCTTTGTGGGCCGCATCCGAACTTTAAAGGATGGCACAAAGGTCCGCCGGTGGAGCTGCGGCACCGTGGTCCATGAGGGCAAGACCGGCTGCAAAATCGGCAGACTTGTCCGGGACGATGACGCGATGCACATGCTGAAAATAGCGGTCAAAAACCTTCCGCTCGATACCGTGTCGATAGTTCATACTGTGACCGTGCTGGCGTTGGATGCCATCCGGTTCACCGAAAGAAACGCAAAAGACGAGCCAGAGCAGCTGCGATTGGAACTGGAGCGCCTCGCGCACAAAAAGGCAGCCGTGATGGATTGCTATTTTTCCGGCGACATCCCTAAAGAGGATATGCTGGCGATGAAAAGGCGGTACGAAATGCAGGCGGAATCCTTTGCAGCGCGACTGGAAAAAGCGGCATCCAACAAGCAGCATGATAGTATGGAGCAGCTGAAAGAGACCATCCAGGCAGAAGTGACCGCCCTTTTAAACTTTGACGCCGAGAGCGACGTGCTGTGCAAGATGGTACTCAAACGCCTCACTGTGTTCCCCGACCGACATATGGAACTGCATCTCAATGGCCTGCCGCAGGTATTTCGGTTCCAATGA